Within Rhodospirillaceae bacterium, the genomic segment TCATGGTGACCGTCGCCGAGGCCAAGCTCGTGCTCGGCTACGAGGAGACCTCCGGCCAGGAGGTGAGGATGCGGGACGGGCGATACGAGGTCATGTCCATCCGCGATCTCGCGGCGTCCACCGGGGCGCTCCGGACCCGCGAGCGGCTGCGGGACCAAGTGTTCGCGAGCGCGTTCGTCGGCGCGCAGGCGTCGGCCGCGGCGATCGGCCTGTTCCTGGCGCTGTTCTGGATCCGGGGGCGCCAGCTCAACCGCGCGAAATGGCTGCGCGGCGCCGAGCTTGCGAGCGTGGGCGAACTCGCCCGGCGGGTCCGGCCGCTGCACCGGCGGGCGCGCGACGCGGTGTTCAAGAGGCCCGCCCCCTACACGATCGCGGGCGTGCCGTACCCTGCCCGCGCCGAGACCCGCCATACCATCGTCTCCGGCACCACGGGCTCGGGCAAGACGGTGCTGATCTCCGATCTCGTCGCCCAGATCCGCGAGCGCGGCGAGCGCTGCGTCCTCTACGACAAGATGGGGAGCTACACGCGGAGCTTCTTCGATCCCGCCCGCGACGTGCTGCTCAACCCGCTCGATGCCAGGTCGCCTCGCTGGTCGCCGTTCCACGAGGCGCGCAGCTCGCGCGACTTCGACACCATGGCCGCCGCCCTGATCCCGCAGCAGAAGGACACCGTCGATCCCTTCTGGGTCACCGCCGCCCGCCAGCTCTTCTCCAACGGCGCCGGCGTGCTGAGAGAGAAGGGGGTGACCGAGAACCGTGTGCTGGTCGACCACCTGCTGAAGACCGAGCTCACCGCGCTGGCGCAGGCCATGGAGGATACCGTCGCACAGTCCATCGTCGATCCCGAGAATCCCAAGACCGCGCTCAGCGTGCGCGCCATGCTCACCGCCCACCTCGGCGCGCTCGAGGTGCTGCCGGACGACGGAACCCCCTTCTCCATCCGCGACTGGATCTCGGACGAGAAGCGAGGTGGCTTTCTGTTCCTCACCTCGCGCGCCGACCAGCACGCGTCCCTGCGCGGGCTGATCTCGACCTGGCTCGAGATCGCGGTCAACGCGCTCTTGTCCCTCGACCAGGACGACGGCCGCAGGGTCTGGATCGTGCTCGACGAGCTCCCCACCCTGCACCAGGTGCCCTCGCTCCAGCCCGGGCTCGCCGAATCGCGCCAGTTCGGCGGCTGCTTCGTGCTCGGCATCCAGGTGATCTCCGCGCTCCGCGACCTCTACGGCAGGAACGGCGCCGAGACCGTATCCGGGCTCTGCGGCACCCGCGTGGTGCTGTCGGCGCCCGACGAGGACACCGCCAGATGGTCGGCCGCCTCGCTCGGGCGCGCCGAGGTCGAGGAGGTGACGGAAGGCTTCTCCTACGGCGCCAACACCATCCGCGACGGCGTCTCGCTCACGCCGAAGCGCGAGCTGCGCCCGCTGGCATTGGCCTCCGAGATCATGCAGCTCCCGGCGCTCCACGGCTATCTCCGCTTCCCCGGGCCGCTCCCGGCCGCCAGGATCGCGCTCGATTACGTGAGCCGCGACGCGGTGGCGGAGCGCTTCGTGGCGCGGCGGGACACCCCGGAGACGCAGCCGCCGTCGCCGACGGCCGATCCGGACGGGAGCGCTTCGGACGGTGGAGGGGTCGAAGGCGTGGTCGAAGTCGCGAAGAAAACCGCGCCGGACGAGCCCGCGTGGCTGGGGGAGGCGGAGGACGCCGCGGACAACCCGCCGGATGGCGCGCCCGCCTAAACCGGCGCGCCGGCGGACGCCTCGCCTCCCTCCAATGCCAGGCCGGAAGCGGGCGAGCCGGCGTCTCGCGGGTCGGGAACGGCCGGGAACGGAGAGCGTGGCAAGCCGGCCAAGGATCGCCTGAGGCAGGTCTGACATGGTGGCCTCGATCGGCGCCGTCGCCGCGCCCGCCCAGGGGGCGAGCTATTACGAACGCGATGGCTACTACGCCCGGGACTCCCCCGACCACCGGCAGGCCAGCGCCTGGGCCGGGCGCGGCGCGGTCGAGCTCGGCCTCGAAGGCCCGGTCGACCCCGACACCTTCCGGGCGGTCCTGGAAGGCCATGTGCCGGACGGCTCCGGCAGGCGGCTCGGCCGCGTGGCCAAAGACCGGGGAACGCCCGGGTCCGGCGCGTTCCACCACCGTCCCGGCCGCGACCTGACCTTCAGCGCGCCCAAGTCCGTCTCTCTCGCCGCCCTGGTCGGCGGCGACGCGCGCGTGATCGACGCCCACGACCGCGCCGTCGGCCGCGCGCTCGACTGGTTCGAGCGGAACGCCGCGGAGACCCGGGCGAAGGACCCCGAATCGGGTCGCATGGTGCGTACCGGCGGACAAGAGACCGTGATCGCGACGTTCCGCCATGACGCCAGTCGCAACCTCGACCCCGCGCTCCATACCCACTCGGTGATCGCCAACATGGTGCGGGGCGAGGACGGGAAATGGCGCACCATGGCGAACGAGAGGCTGTACGCTTCCAAGATGCTGCTCGGCGCGCTCTATCGCAACGAGCTCGCGGGCGAGCTGGCTGCGCTCGGATACGGCATCGAGAAGACCCATGCCGACGGACGGTTCGAGATCGCCGGCGTTCCGCGCGACGTCATCGACGCATACTCGACGCGGCGCGCCGAGATCGAGGCCGCCGTGGCGGAGCAGGGGGCGAACGGCACTGCGGAGAACCAGCGCCTCGCCCAGCGCGCGGCGCTGTTCACCCGCGCCGCCAAGCGCGACGTCGACCGGGCGGCGCTCCGCGAGAGCTGGCTGGAACAGGCGGCGGTCATGGGCTTCGACGCCAGGGGGCTGGTTGCCGAAGCCGCATCCCGGTCGGCCGTCATGGAGACGGGCCGCGAGACAGGCCGGGAAAAGGGTGCCGGACGTGTTGTCCTCGAGGCTGCCGGGGTTGACGCAGTGCCCGCAACGCCCCCGGGGCGCGAGGACAGGGCGGCGATGCCGCCGGAGAGCCCGGCGGCGCGGGCCGCGGCCTGGGCCGTCGCCCACCTCTCGGAGCGCGAGGCGGTGTTCGCGCGCACCGACCTGCTCGCCGCCGCGCTTGCCTTCGGTCCGGGCGCCGCGCCGACAAGCGCGATCGAGCGCGAAGTCGCGGCGCTGGAGAAGGCCGGGACGCTCCACGCCGCCCGCCTGCCCGGCACGGACGGCCTGCTCACCACCGACCGCGCGCTGGTCGACGAGCGCGAGACCATCGCGCTGATGGAGCGCGGCCACGGGCGCGGCGCAGTTCCGATGCGCGGGCGCGCCGTCGACAAGGCGCTCCGGGGCGGCCCTCTCACCCACGGGCAGAAGGAGGCCGTGAAGCTCATCCTGTCGGCGGGCGATCGAACCGTCGGCGTTCAGGGCTACGCGGGCAGCGGCAAGACCACCATGCTCCGGCGCGCCCGCGCGCTGATGGAGAAGAAGGGCTACGAGGTCCGGGGCCTCGCGCCCTCGGCCTCCGCCGCCCGCACGCTCGAAGCCGAAGCCGGCATCGCATCGGAGACGTTGCAGCGCTTCCTCGCCCGCCATGCCGGTGTCGCCGAAGGCCGCATGACGAGAAAGGGCGCGCGCGAGATGCGCGCGGCGTTCAAAAGGACCGCGCTGGTGGTCGACGAGGGCTCGCTTGCCTCCACCGTCCAGGCCCGCGACCTGCTCAGGATCGCCGATGCGCTCCGCATCCCCCGCGTGGTGCTGGTGGGCGATGCGAAGCAGCTCGATGCCGTCGATGCCGGAAAGCCCTTCGCCCAGCTCCAGGCCGCCGGCATGAAGACCGCCGTGATGGACGAGATCATGCGCCAGCGCGATCCCGCCTTGAAGGAAGCCGTCGAGGCGAGCCTCGCGGGCGAGATCGGCAGGGCCTTCGAGAAGCTGGGCCCCAACGTCGCCGAGGCGAAGCCCGACAACCTCGCGGGCGCCGCCGCCGCGCGCTGGCTCGCGCTGTCTCCGGACCGGCGCGCGAACACCGGGCTGATGGCCCCGAGCCACACGCTGCGCGAGCGCATCAACGAGATCGTGCGCGAACGCCTGGTCCGCGACGGCGCCGTGCACGGGCCGGCCATGAACGCCGAACGGCTGGTCTCGCGGGGCTACACCGACGCCGAGAAGACGCTGGCCGCCAACTACGCGCCCGGAGACGTGGTGGCGTTCCACCGCCCCTACAAGCGCCTCAGCGTCGACAAGGGCGACGAGCTCCGCGTCCTCGGCGTCGACCGCCGGGCGCACACCGTGACGCTCCGGGGGAACGGCGGCCGGGCTGTCTCCTGGGACCCCAACCGGCTCGCGGCCCGAACCGGCGGAGTCGAGGTCTACCGCGCCGAGGAGGTCGAGCTCCGCGCCGGCGACCGCATCCGCTGGACCCGCAACGACATGGGGCTCGGGCTGGTCAACTCCGGCATCGCCGAGGTGGCGGCGGTCAGGGATGAACGCGTGACGTTCCGGCTCGAAGACGGGCGCATGCTCGACCTCCGTCCCGGCGATCCGCAGCTCCGCCACGTCGACCGCGCATGGGCCTCCACCGTGCATGCGTTCCAGGGACGCACCGTCGACAACGTCATCGCGGCCATGGAAGCCAACCACGCCAAACTGACCACGCAGAAATCCTTCTACGTCGAGATCTCCCGCGCGCGCGACCGCGCCCAGCTCGTCACCGACGATCGCGAGGCGCTCAGGGAGACCCTCGAAGCCGTCACCGGCGAGCGCATCGCCGCGCTCGAAGCGGTCGGGCCGGAGAAAGACAAGGGCCGGGGGGCCGGTCCGGTAGCGGATCGGAGCGCCCGCCGAGAGGATGGCGGAGCGTCGGCGCGGCAACGGGAACGGGCATCGGGCGCGGGAACGGAAAAGGTCCGCGCGCCGAAAAGCGCCGATCGCGACCTCGGGCTGTAAGTGCGGTGACGCTTCGGGGATTGGTCCGCGCGGCCGCCTTCCCGTCGACGGTCGTGGAGGACGGGCCGTGGCTGCATCTCCGCCGGAAATTGAAACGGGGCTGCATGTGATGCTACGGTTCCAGAGCGGGGCGCGGCCGGGAGCACGCCTGCCGCTTGCGGCGAAATCCTGACGATGCGGCCGCGCCGGCGAGGCGGCTTTCGGGATCGGCGATGTAGCGCCATGACGTACACGGGCAACGATGGGGGCGGGCGCGAGCGCGGCGGGCGCGCGGAGATCCGCGCGGCGCTGTCGGCGAGCCGGAGCCTTGTGGTCTCGA encodes:
- a CDS encoding type IV secretion system DNA-binding domain-containing protein, translating into MRTVGSNTLRGGQTVFHGLRMWGQLLQAGMFLAAIAVVAFPAWNVARQTDGYDWYAALMVTVAEAKLVLGYEETSGQEVRMRDGRYEVMSIRDLAASTGALRTRERLRDQVFASAFVGAQASAAAIGLFLALFWIRGRQLNRAKWLRGAELASVGELARRVRPLHRRARDAVFKRPAPYTIAGVPYPARAETRHTIVSGTTGSGKTVLISDLVAQIRERGERCVLYDKMGSYTRSFFDPARDVLLNPLDARSPRWSPFHEARSSRDFDTMAAALIPQQKDTVDPFWVTAARQLFSNGAGVLREKGVTENRVLVDHLLKTELTALAQAMEDTVAQSIVDPENPKTALSVRAMLTAHLGALEVLPDDGTPFSIRDWISDEKRGGFLFLTSRADQHASLRGLISTWLEIAVNALLSLDQDDGRRVWIVLDELPTLHQVPSLQPGLAESRQFGGCFVLGIQVISALRDLYGRNGAETVSGLCGTRVVLSAPDEDTARWSAASLGRAEVEEVTEGFSYGANTIRDGVSLTPKRELRPLALASEIMQLPALHGYLRFPGPLPAARIALDYVSRDAVAERFVARRDTPETQPPSPTADPDGSASDGGGVEGVVEVAKKTAPDEPAWLGEAEDAADNPPDGAPA
- a CDS encoding relaxase domain-containing protein, with the protein product MVASIGAVAAPAQGASYYERDGYYARDSPDHRQASAWAGRGAVELGLEGPVDPDTFRAVLEGHVPDGSGRRLGRVAKDRGTPGSGAFHHRPGRDLTFSAPKSVSLAALVGGDARVIDAHDRAVGRALDWFERNAAETRAKDPESGRMVRTGGQETVIATFRHDASRNLDPALHTHSVIANMVRGEDGKWRTMANERLYASKMLLGALYRNELAGELAALGYGIEKTHADGRFEIAGVPRDVIDAYSTRRAEIEAAVAEQGANGTAENQRLAQRAALFTRAAKRDVDRAALRESWLEQAAVMGFDARGLVAEAASRSAVMETGRETGREKGAGRVVLEAAGVDAVPATPPGREDRAAMPPESPAARAAAWAVAHLSEREAVFARTDLLAAALAFGPGAAPTSAIEREVAALEKAGTLHAARLPGTDGLLTTDRALVDERETIALMERGHGRGAVPMRGRAVDKALRGGPLTHGQKEAVKLILSAGDRTVGVQGYAGSGKTTMLRRARALMEKKGYEVRGLAPSASAARTLEAEAGIASETLQRFLARHAGVAEGRMTRKGAREMRAAFKRTALVVDEGSLASTVQARDLLRIADALRIPRVVLVGDAKQLDAVDAGKPFAQLQAAGMKTAVMDEIMRQRDPALKEAVEASLAGEIGRAFEKLGPNVAEAKPDNLAGAAAARWLALSPDRRANTGLMAPSHTLRERINEIVRERLVRDGAVHGPAMNAERLVSRGYTDAEKTLAANYAPGDVVAFHRPYKRLSVDKGDELRVLGVDRRAHTVTLRGNGGRAVSWDPNRLAARTGGVEVYRAEEVELRAGDRIRWTRNDMGLGLVNSGIAEVAAVRDERVTFRLEDGRMLDLRPGDPQLRHVDRAWASTVHAFQGRTVDNVIAAMEANHAKLTTQKSFYVEISRARDRAQLVTDDREALRETLEAVTGERIAALEAVGPEKDKGRGAGPVADRSARREDGGASARQRERASGAGTEKVRAPKSADRDLGL